A single genomic interval of Alistipes provencensis harbors:
- a CDS encoding endonuclease/exonuclease/phosphatase family protein, translated as MASDYYNDYGGRPAKRRRSPFMWLLDLILTVATVVAAVATVLTYCVPYVDPAQVWFFPVLGLAAPGIYVASVVLMLYWVIRWRKVRAAVMLVIVVAGLFKVSLFWRPEIRRSYAEETVYDRGAFRVMTYNVRSFYGENGGSSVDDILQLIADRDPDIICLQEFNARLAERSAEFALLDEKYESAHFGRTQAPDSIYGATMAILSKYRILRTGTVLTPSSSVWADVMIGEDTVRVFNNHLRSTAINASDNEFITSHRFLSDTARETKIRSIVTRLRENSVLRARQVDSIAKVVGATRTRKIVCGDFNDTPMSYVYRTMARGLRDAFSECGSGYSHTFRGFYNTLRIDYVLSSEGLETLSYEVLPVEYSDHHPVVVRLRKSS; from the coding sequence ATGGCTTCGGATTATTACAACGATTACGGAGGACGTCCGGCGAAACGCCGCCGCAGTCCGTTCATGTGGCTGCTGGACCTGATCCTGACGGTCGCCACCGTCGTGGCGGCCGTTGCGACCGTCCTTACCTATTGCGTCCCTTACGTCGATCCCGCGCAGGTCTGGTTTTTCCCCGTGCTGGGGCTCGCCGCCCCCGGCATCTATGTCGCGTCGGTGGTGCTGATGCTCTACTGGGTCATCCGCTGGCGCAAGGTGCGGGCCGCGGTGATGCTGGTGATCGTCGTGGCGGGGCTTTTCAAAGTCTCGCTTTTCTGGAGACCCGAAATCCGCCGCAGCTATGCCGAGGAGACCGTTTACGACCGCGGGGCGTTCCGGGTGATGACCTACAACGTCCGCAGTTTCTACGGCGAGAACGGCGGCAGCAGCGTCGACGACATCCTGCAACTGATCGCCGACCGGGACCCCGACATCATCTGTCTGCAGGAGTTCAACGCCCGCCTTGCGGAGCGCTCCGCGGAGTTCGCGCTGCTCGACGAAAAATACGAAAGCGCCCATTTCGGACGCACGCAGGCCCCCGATTCAATCTACGGCGCGACAATGGCCATCCTGAGCAAATACCGCATCCTGCGGACCGGCACGGTGCTGACGCCCTCGTCGTCGGTGTGGGCCGATGTGATGATCGGCGAGGACACGGTGCGCGTGTTCAACAACCACCTCCGTTCGACGGCCATCAACGCTTCGGACAACGAGTTCATCACCAGCCACCGCTTCCTCTCGGACACGGCGCGCGAGACCAAGATCCGCAGCATCGTCACGCGCCTGCGCGAGAACAGCGTGCTGCGGGCCCGGCAGGTGGACAGCATCGCCAAGGTCGTGGGGGCGACGCGCACGCGGAAGATCGTCTGCGGCGACTTCAACGACACGCCGATGTCGTATGTCTACCGCACGATGGCCCGGGGGCTGCGCGACGCTTTCAGCGAGTGCGGCTCGGGCTATTCGCATACGTTCCGGGGATTTTACAACACGCTGCGCATCGACTATGTGCTGAGTTCCGAGGGGCTCGAAACCCTCTCGTACGAGGTGCTGCCGGTCGAGTATTCGGACCACCATCCCGTCGTTGTGCGGCTCCGGAAGAGTTCGTAG
- a CDS encoding rhomboid family intramembrane serine protease — MNRYFQTPPVVKNLIIINVLVYMATALLPVGDQIMQYCALSLGTPFFHTYQFITYMFLHANFEHIFFNMFALWMFGRTLEYELGSQRFLTFYMVCGIGAALIQYLTALAFGELPLLLVGASGAVMGLLLAFGVMHPNAVIMLLIPPIPMKAKWFVIIYAVIELFLGWRGVGNVAHFAHVGGMLWGFLLLHWWKRRGTIRF; from the coding sequence ATGAATCGCTATTTTCAGACCCCTCCGGTCGTCAAAAACCTGATAATCATCAATGTACTGGTCTATATGGCCACGGCGCTGCTGCCCGTGGGCGATCAGATCATGCAGTACTGCGCCCTGTCGCTCGGGACGCCGTTCTTCCATACCTACCAGTTCATTACCTACATGTTCCTGCATGCCAATTTCGAGCATATCTTCTTCAACATGTTCGCCCTGTGGATGTTCGGGCGGACGCTCGAATACGAACTGGGGTCGCAGCGCTTCCTGACCTTCTACATGGTCTGCGGCATCGGAGCGGCGCTTATCCAGTACCTCACGGCGCTGGCCTTCGGGGAGCTGCCGCTGTTGCTGGTCGGTGCGTCGGGCGCCGTGATGGGCCTGCTGCTGGCGTTCGGCGTGATGCACCCCAATGCGGTCATCATGCTGCTGATACCGCCTATCCCGATGAAAGCCAAATGGTTCGTCATCATCTACGCCGTCATCGAACTCTTCCTCGGATGGAGGGGCGTGGGCAACGTGGCCCATTTCGCCCATGTGGGCGGCATGCTGTGGGGCTTCCTGCTGTTGCACTGGTGGAAACGCCGCGGAACGATCCGTTTCTAA
- the mutL gene encoding DNA mismatch repair endonuclease MutL yields MADKIRLLPEVVANQIAAGEVVNRPASVVKEMMENAIDAGATSVKVNFRDGGKDLIQIVDDGCGMSPIDARMAFDRHATSKIGAVEDIYALHTFGFRGEALASIAAVAQVELRTRQAGDEVGTQTEINGGQFAAQNPVMCPVGSQFFVRNLFYNVPARRRFLDKSTTSASQIKSEFQRIALCNPQIGFELYANDAPVYTLQASSLAGRIVDVVGRHIKQNLLEVEADTSIARIEGYIGRPAAAKKRNTEQYLFVNGRFFKSSYLTSAILKAYEKLIPENCQPSYFLFLTIDPGRIDVNVHPQKTEVKFADEEAVWQIINAAVRETLAKTGAVPLMDFDRDGVVEIPVLQKGAVYSEPQAMSNSNYNPFSEEYIDPSAPDPNEDFTGFDVPYRDGGGVSDVTAAGFRTGGSRGAVPAFPRGGAFSLPATDDGEFEEFESGGGFEIASGGGFDDSALDFIPSAAAPEQQRFDMAQRPEFTDPLPLPGGYIAALLNGRFVVVDMRRARERILYEDYLRMLGNGSSVSQQLLFPERLVLSGDEYALLEENAVEFASLGFDIDFCGEGAVEVRGTPADMPADSVDRLLFDLLQAFATPVSLADLRREKIACVMARSGAKGAGRTLTREEAAALLGQLADTGSFSFSPSGKAITAEITPEDLRAKLG; encoded by the coding sequence ATGGCAGACAAGATCCGATTACTACCCGAGGTCGTCGCCAACCAGATCGCCGCGGGCGAGGTCGTCAACCGGCCCGCCTCGGTGGTGAAGGAGATGATGGAGAATGCCATCGACGCCGGTGCGACCTCCGTGAAAGTCAATTTCCGCGACGGCGGCAAGGATTTGATCCAGATCGTGGACGACGGCTGCGGCATGTCGCCCATCGACGCGCGCATGGCTTTCGACCGCCACGCCACAAGCAAGATCGGGGCCGTAGAGGATATCTACGCCCTGCATACGTTCGGATTCCGCGGCGAAGCGCTGGCTTCGATCGCCGCCGTGGCGCAGGTCGAACTGCGCACGCGGCAGGCCGGCGACGAGGTGGGCACCCAGACCGAGATCAACGGCGGGCAGTTCGCGGCGCAGAATCCAGTGATGTGCCCCGTGGGGTCGCAGTTCTTCGTGCGCAACCTGTTCTATAACGTTCCCGCGCGCCGCCGTTTTCTGGACAAGAGCACCACATCGGCCTCGCAGATCAAGTCCGAGTTCCAGCGCATCGCGCTCTGCAATCCGCAGATCGGTTTCGAACTCTACGCCAACGACGCTCCGGTCTACACACTGCAGGCCTCGTCGCTGGCGGGCCGCATCGTGGACGTGGTGGGGCGCCATATCAAGCAGAATCTGCTGGAGGTCGAGGCCGACACCTCGATCGCCCGTATCGAAGGTTATATCGGCCGTCCGGCGGCCGCTAAGAAACGCAATACGGAGCAGTATCTGTTCGTCAACGGACGCTTTTTCAAAAGCAGCTACCTGACGAGCGCCATCCTGAAGGCTTACGAGAAACTGATTCCCGAGAACTGCCAGCCGTCGTATTTTCTCTTTCTGACGATCGACCCCGGACGCATCGACGTCAACGTCCATCCGCAGAAGACCGAGGTGAAGTTCGCCGACGAGGAGGCCGTGTGGCAGATCATCAACGCCGCCGTGCGCGAGACGCTGGCCAAGACGGGCGCCGTGCCGCTGATGGATTTCGACCGCGATGGCGTGGTGGAGATTCCCGTGCTGCAGAAAGGCGCCGTGTACAGCGAGCCGCAGGCGATGTCCAACAGCAACTACAATCCTTTCAGCGAGGAGTATATCGATCCCTCGGCGCCCGATCCCAACGAGGATTTCACGGGCTTCGACGTGCCTTACCGCGACGGCGGGGGCGTGTCGGACGTCACGGCCGCGGGATTCCGCACGGGTGGGAGCCGTGGTGCTGTACCCGCATTCCCGCGGGGAGGGGCGTTCAGCCTGCCTGCGACGGACGACGGGGAGTTCGAGGAATTCGAGTCGGGAGGCGGTTTCGAGATCGCTTCGGGCGGCGGATTCGATGACAGCGCATTGGATTTCATCCCTTCCGCCGCCGCTCCCGAGCAACAGCGTTTCGACATGGCGCAGCGTCCGGAGTTCACCGATCCGCTGCCGCTGCCGGGCGGGTATATCGCCGCCCTGCTCAACGGCCGTTTCGTGGTGGTGGACATGCGCCGCGCCCGCGAGCGGATTCTGTATGAGGATTACCTGCGCATGCTGGGCAACGGTTCGTCGGTGAGCCAGCAGTTGTTGTTCCCCGAGCGGCTGGTGCTCTCGGGCGACGAATACGCCTTGTTGGAGGAGAATGCCGTGGAGTTCGCCTCGCTGGGCTTCGACATCGACTTTTGCGGCGAAGGGGCCGTGGAGGTGAGGGGTACGCCCGCCGATATGCCCGCCGATTCGGTGGACCGGTTGTTGTTCGATCTGTTGCAGGCCTTTGCAACCCCCGTGTCGCTGGCCGACTTGAGGCGCGAGAAGATCGCCTGTGTGATGGCCCGCTCGGGTGCCAAGGGCGCGGGGCGGACGCTGACGCGCGAGGAGGCCGCGGCACTGCTGGGGCAGTTGGCCGACACGGGCAGTTTCAGCTTCTCGCCCTCGGGCAAGGCGATCACCGCGGAGATCACGCCCGAAGATTTGCGCGCCAAACTGGGATAA
- the dnaJ gene encoding molecular chaperone DnaJ has translation MAEKRDYYEVLGVQKNANADEIKKAYRKAAIQFHPDKNPGDKEAEEKFKEAAEAYDVLSNPDKRARYDQFGHAGMSGAAGGGAGGFGGFSGGGFSMEDIFSQFGDIFGGHFGGGFRSSNGGGSRHVNRGSDIRVRVKLTLAEIANGVTKKLKINKTIACDKCGGTGAKDANSYSTCPTCNGAGYVTRVENTFFGRMQTQGVCPTCGGSGKVITAQCDKCKGEGTLRGQEVVEIRIPAGVGEGMVLTVTGKGNAARQGGVNGDLLVMIEEESNAELVRDGNDLIHNLNITVTMALLGGTVEVPTVDGRAKIKIAPGTHAGKVLRLGGKGLPDVNGYGRGDELVVVDITIPAKLSAEEKKLVEQLAAQPGFQKAESVRNQNIFERMKSFFR, from the coding sequence ATGGCAGAAAAGAGGGATTACTACGAAGTGCTGGGCGTCCAGAAGAACGCTAACGCTGACGAAATAAAGAAGGCATACCGCAAAGCGGCCATCCAGTTCCACCCCGACAAAAACCCCGGGGACAAGGAGGCCGAGGAGAAATTCAAGGAGGCCGCAGAGGCTTACGACGTGCTGTCGAATCCCGACAAGCGTGCCCGTTACGACCAGTTTGGCCATGCCGGAATGAGCGGCGCGGCAGGCGGCGGAGCCGGGGGCTTCGGCGGATTCAGCGGCGGAGGGTTCTCGATGGAGGACATCTTTTCGCAGTTCGGCGATATCTTCGGCGGCCATTTCGGCGGCGGGTTCCGTTCGTCGAACGGCGGCGGTTCGCGCCATGTGAACCGCGGCTCGGACATTCGCGTGCGGGTCAAGCTGACGCTGGCGGAGATCGCCAACGGGGTCACCAAGAAGCTCAAGATCAACAAGACCATCGCCTGCGACAAGTGCGGCGGCACGGGGGCCAAGGATGCCAATTCCTATTCGACCTGCCCGACCTGCAACGGTGCGGGGTATGTCACGCGCGTGGAAAACACCTTCTTCGGCCGCATGCAGACACAGGGCGTGTGCCCCACATGCGGCGGCTCGGGCAAGGTGATCACGGCGCAGTGCGACAAGTGCAAGGGCGAAGGGACGCTGCGCGGGCAGGAGGTCGTGGAGATCCGCATTCCGGCCGGCGTGGGCGAGGGGATGGTCCTCACGGTTACGGGCAAGGGCAATGCGGCGCGTCAGGGCGGCGTGAACGGCGACCTGCTGGTGATGATCGAGGAGGAGTCGAATGCGGAACTGGTCCGCGACGGCAACGACCTGATCCACAACCTTAATATCACCGTGACGATGGCTCTGCTGGGCGGCACGGTGGAGGTGCCGACCGTGGACGGGCGCGCCAAGATCAAGATCGCTCCGGGAACGCACGCCGGCAAGGTGCTGCGTCTGGGCGGCAAGGGTCTGCCCGACGTGAACGGCTACGGCCGCGGCGACGAACTGGTGGTGGTGGACATCACCATCCCCGCGAAGCTCTCGGCCGAGGAGAAGAAGCTCGTCGAGCAGCTCGCAGCGCAGCCCGGTTTCCAGAAGGCCGAATCGGTCAGGAACCAGAACATTTTCGAACGGATGAAGAGTTTCTTCCGGTAA
- a CDS encoding nucleotide exchange factor GrpE, with protein MKKEKVYNEAVNGDEGFVPGEGYPSCDGEPCANVSGAADDAADTMTDDDPAAEGDAAKALEAAVAQWQDKFVRLQAEFDNYRKRTLKEKMDLVQTGGRDVLLAMLPVRDDVQRAVDAMQKSDDLEALRAGVTLISQKFTEALRQKGVTEIEVLDKEFDADLSEAVARFAAGDEKKGKVIDVVQTGYKLGDKVLRFAKVVVGE; from the coding sequence ATGAAAAAGGAAAAAGTTTATAATGAGGCTGTTAACGGTGACGAAGGATTCGTTCCGGGCGAGGGTTATCCCTCGTGCGACGGCGAGCCTTGTGCCAATGTGTCAGGTGCGGCAGACGATGCGGCTGACACAATGACAGACGACGATCCGGCAGCCGAGGGCGATGCCGCCAAGGCGCTCGAAGCGGCCGTAGCCCAGTGGCAGGACAAATTCGTGCGCTTGCAGGCCGAGTTCGACAACTACCGCAAGCGGACGCTCAAGGAGAAAATGGATCTGGTGCAGACCGGGGGCCGCGACGTGCTGCTGGCCATGCTGCCCGTGCGCGACGACGTGCAGCGCGCCGTGGATGCCATGCAGAAAAGCGACGATCTGGAGGCCCTGCGGGCCGGTGTGACGCTCATTTCGCAGAAGTTCACCGAGGCGCTGCGCCAGAAGGGTGTGACCGAGATCGAGGTGCTGGACAAGGAGTTCGACGCCGATCTTTCGGAGGCTGTCGCCCGGTTCGCCGCCGGCGACGAGAAGAAGGGCAAGGTCATCGACGTGGTCCAGACGGGTTACAAGCTGGGCGACAAGGTGCTGCGCTTCGCAAAAGTTGTTGTAGGAGAGTAA
- a CDS encoding SAM-dependent methyltransferase, producing MAYGTLYLIPCPISDETAPWDVLPAVNRDVMNSLDYFIVENTRSARRFLSKAGVERPIGELEFRELNEHTAAGREVEELVKPLLEGRSAGVISEAGVPGVADPGALVVEVCHRRGIRVVPLVGPSSIILAVMASGLNGQSFAFNGYLPVKPPERAKAIRFFERRALTEGQSQLFIEAPYRNGKLMEQLVQTLGAETRLTVAVDLTAPGERVETHTAGEWRRRQLPELNKRPAIFIIG from the coding sequence ATGGCTTACGGAACCCTCTACCTGATACCCTGTCCGATCTCGGACGAGACGGCGCCGTGGGACGTGCTGCCCGCGGTCAACCGCGATGTGATGAACTCGCTGGACTATTTCATCGTCGAGAATACGCGCTCGGCGCGGCGGTTTTTGTCGAAAGCCGGTGTCGAACGGCCCATCGGAGAGCTGGAATTCCGCGAACTGAACGAGCATACCGCCGCCGGACGCGAGGTCGAAGAGCTGGTGAAACCCTTGCTGGAAGGCCGTTCCGCAGGGGTGATCTCCGAGGCGGGCGTGCCGGGTGTGGCCGATCCGGGGGCGTTGGTCGTCGAGGTGTGCCACCGCCGCGGCATCCGCGTGGTGCCGCTCGTGGGACCGTCGTCGATCATCCTCGCGGTGATGGCTTCGGGGCTCAACGGCCAGTCGTTCGCCTTCAACGGCTATCTGCCCGTGAAGCCGCCCGAACGGGCGAAAGCCATCCGCTTTTTCGAACGGCGGGCCCTGACCGAAGGGCAGTCGCAGTTGTTCATCGAGGCGCCCTACCGCAACGGGAAGTTGATGGAGCAGTTGGTGCAGACGCTCGGGGCGGAGACCCGCCTGACGGTGGCTGTGGACCTGACGGCTCCCGGCGAGCGGGTCGAAACCCATACGGCGGGGGAGTGGCGGCGCCGCCAACTGCCCGAACTGAACAAGCGGCCGGCTATTTTTATTATCGGATAA
- the alr gene encoding alanine racemase: protein MKYLLSQIAAVVGGRFSGTDCEVQSVVTDSRSLTCELGSGPMFVAMCGANHDSHDYIAQMYVRGVRAFLTERSVEPLPGCGYVVVPNAIAALQCLAAYHRAQFKGTVVGITGSNGKTVIKEWIAEELPAGMKCYRSPKSYNSQLGVPLSVLMIEGDEELALIEAGISKPGEMARLERIIRPDVVVFTSLGDAHQENFLNLEQKCNEKMILAHRARTIVYHSYYEPLGRMIAARFAERKLCDGAACPQVPEAVIGNEASRRNAQIVEAFCAAMGYPAPSFSGAPEVAMRLEVKDGINDSVLINDAYNLDLNSLALALDYLHNVALSRRRTLVLSDIAQSGLTDDELYGRVAGMVSRAGIDTLIGIGPKLKRYAGLFDCDREFYASTDECIARIGRRAVAGRAVLLKGAREYRFEKLAHALARKSHTTVLEVDLDAMVHNLNYFRSKLDFSTKLVAMVKAGSYGAGDFEVAQMLQHQGVDYLAVAFADEGVLLRERGITMPIVVLNADADSFDQMIANRLEPEIYSFRSLADFADAVSHAGETRYPIHLKLDTGMHRLGFMEDEVERLCGELPKLPAVKVASVFSHLNCADMPEEDGYTRAQIARYDRMSAAVAASLPYPVIRHTANSAAIERFPEAQFDMCRLGLGLYGFGWEHNAGLRPVSTLRTRIVQVKHLEAGDAVGYGRAGKLLRPTVTATVPIGYADGLDRHLGCGRWSMRVNGLPAPIVGRVCMDSCMIDVTDIPGVGEGDEAVVFSAEPGNDLETMARVLETIPYEIMTSVSGRVKRIYLKE from the coding sequence ATGAAATATCTGCTTTCACAAATCGCCGCCGTCGTGGGCGGCAGGTTCTCGGGAACGGACTGCGAGGTGCAGTCGGTGGTGACCGACAGCCGCTCGCTGACGTGCGAACTGGGCTCCGGGCCGATGTTCGTCGCCATGTGCGGCGCCAACCACGATTCGCACGACTACATCGCGCAGATGTATGTGCGCGGGGTGAGGGCGTTCCTTACCGAACGCAGCGTCGAACCCCTGCCCGGGTGCGGGTATGTCGTGGTCCCGAACGCCATCGCGGCCCTGCAATGTCTGGCGGCCTATCACCGGGCGCAGTTCAAGGGCACGGTCGTGGGGATCACCGGGTCGAACGGCAAGACCGTCATCAAGGAGTGGATCGCCGAGGAGCTGCCCGCGGGGATGAAGTGCTACCGCTCGCCCAAGAGCTACAATTCGCAGTTGGGCGTGCCGCTGTCGGTGCTGATGATCGAGGGCGACGAGGAGCTGGCGCTGATCGAGGCGGGTATTTCGAAGCCCGGCGAGATGGCGCGGCTGGAGCGCATCATCCGTCCCGACGTGGTGGTCTTCACCTCGCTCGGCGACGCGCATCAGGAGAATTTCCTCAATCTGGAGCAGAAGTGCAACGAAAAGATGATCCTCGCCCACCGGGCCCGGACCATCGTCTACCATAGTTATTACGAGCCGCTGGGGCGTATGATCGCTGCGCGGTTCGCCGAACGGAAGCTCTGCGACGGAGCCGCGTGCCCGCAGGTCCCCGAGGCGGTGATCGGCAACGAGGCGTCGCGCCGCAACGCCCAGATCGTCGAGGCGTTCTGCGCGGCGATGGGCTATCCCGCGCCGTCGTTCTCCGGGGCTCCCGAGGTCGCCATGCGCCTCGAAGTCAAGGACGGCATCAACGATTCGGTGCTCATCAACGACGCCTACAACCTCGACCTCAATTCGCTGGCGCTGGCGCTGGACTACCTGCACAACGTGGCGCTGTCGCGTCGCCGGACGCTCGTGCTGTCGGACATCGCGCAGAGCGGGCTGACGGACGACGAGCTTTACGGCCGGGTGGCCGGGATGGTCTCGCGGGCGGGCATCGACACGCTGATCGGCATCGGGCCCAAGCTGAAACGCTATGCGGGGTTGTTCGACTGCGACCGGGAGTTTTATGCCTCGACCGACGAGTGTATCGCCCGCATCGGCCGCCGGGCCGTGGCGGGACGCGCCGTGCTGCTGAAAGGGGCCCGGGAGTACCGCTTCGAGAAGCTGGCTCACGCTTTGGCGCGCAAGAGCCACACGACGGTGCTGGAGGTCGATCTCGATGCCATGGTCCACAACCTCAATTATTTCCGTTCGAAGCTGGACTTTTCGACGAAGCTCGTGGCGATGGTCAAAGCGGGATCGTACGGCGCCGGGGATTTCGAGGTGGCGCAGATGCTCCAGCATCAGGGCGTCGATTACCTCGCCGTGGCATTCGCCGACGAGGGCGTGCTGCTGCGCGAGCGGGGTATCACGATGCCCATTGTGGTGCTGAACGCCGATGCCGACAGTTTCGACCAGATGATCGCCAACCGGCTGGAACCCGAGATATACAGCTTCCGCTCGCTGGCCGATTTCGCCGACGCGGTGTCGCATGCCGGGGAGACGCGCTATCCCATCCACCTGAAACTCGACACGGGCATGCACCGGCTGGGATTCATGGAGGATGAGGTAGAGCGCCTGTGCGGAGAGCTGCCGAAACTGCCCGCCGTGAAGGTGGCGTCGGTCTTTTCGCACCTGAACTGCGCCGACATGCCCGAGGAGGATGGCTACACGCGGGCGCAGATCGCGCGTTACGACCGCATGAGCGCGGCCGTCGCCGCGTCGCTGCCGTACCCCGTGATCCGCCATACGGCCAATTCGGCCGCCATCGAACGCTTTCCCGAGGCGCAGTTCGACATGTGCCGCCTCGGGCTGGGACTCTATGGCTTCGGCTGGGAACACAACGCGGGCCTGCGTCCGGTGTCGACGCTCCGTACCCGCATCGTGCAGGTCAAACACCTCGAAGCGGGCGACGCCGTGGGGTACGGACGTGCCGGGAAGCTCCTGCGGCCGACCGTGACGGCTACGGTGCCGATCGGTTATGCCGACGGGCTGGACCGCCACCTGGGGTGCGGACGCTGGTCGATGCGCGTGAACGGGCTGCCTGCGCCGATCGTCGGACGGGTCTGTATGGACAGTTGCATGATCGACGTCACGGACATTCCGGGCGTCGGGGAGGGCGACGAGGCGGTGGTATTCTCGGCGGAGCCGGGCAACGACCTCGAGACGATGGCCCGCGTGCTGGAGACCATCCCTTATGAGATTATGACCTCGGTGTCGGGACGTGTGAAACGAATTTACCTCAAAGAGTAA